A window of Anomalospiza imberbis isolate Cuckoo-Finch-1a 21T00152 chromosome 4, ASM3175350v1, whole genome shotgun sequence contains these coding sequences:
- the RPIA gene encoding ribose-5-phosphate isomerase, which produces MRLPGRLALLRSTPLAARPPGRVRTGRAAARRGFSRGRLGGTMAEEAKKRAAFAAVDKHVQNNQVLGIGSGSTIVHAVQRLAERVKEENLTIVCIPTSFQARQLILQNGLTLSDLDRNPELDVAIDGADEVDSDLNLIKGGGGCLTQEKIVAGFAKCFIVIADYRKKSDSLGEQWKKGVPIEVIPMAYVPVTRALTKKFGGVVELRMAVNKAGPVVTDNGNFILDWKFDKVHEWREVNTAIKMIPGVVETGLFIDMAEVVYFGMEDGSVSVREKQPC; this is translated from the exons ATGCGGCTCCCCGGCCGGCTCGCCCTGCTCCGGAGCACGCCCCTGGCTGCCCGGCCGCCAGGGAGGGTCCGaacggggcgggcggcggcgcggcgcggctTCTCCCGCGGGCGGCTCGGCGGCACCATGGCAGAGGAGGCCAAGAAACGGGCCGCCTTCGCCGCCGTGGACAAGCACGTCCAG AACAATCAAGTTCTTGGGATCGGAAGCGGATCTACGATTGTACATGCTGTGCAACGATTAG CTGAGAGAGTTAAGGAGGAGAACCTGACAATTGTCTGCATCCCTACCTCCTTTCAG GCTCGTCAGCTGATCCTGCAGAATGGCTTAACACTGAGTGACTTGGACCGAAATCCAGAG CTTGATGTTGCCATCGATGGAGCAGATGAGGTGGACTCTGACCTCAACCTTATCAAAGGTGGAGG TGGCTGCTTGACACAGGAGAAGATAGTTGCAGGATTTGCAAAGTGCTTCATTGTTATTGCTGATTACAG GAAAAAATCTGACAGCCTTGGGGAGCAGTGGAAGAAGGGAGTTCCTATCGAGGTCATCCCCATGGCTTATGTCCCTGTCACCAGAGCCCTGACCAAAAAATTTGGTGGTGTCGTGGAGCTGCGGATGGCTGTTAACAAAGCA GGCCCTGTGGTGACAGACAATGGGAACTTCATCCTGGACTGGAAGTTTGACAAGGTTCACGAGTGGCGTGAAGTGAACACCGCTATCAAAATGATACCAG GCGTGGTGGAGACGGGGCTGTTCATCGACATGGCCGAGGTGGTGTATTTTGGGATGGAGGACGGCTCCGTCAGCGTGCGGGAGAAGCAGCCCTGCTGA